One window of the Brevibacterium limosum genome contains the following:
- a CDS encoding ABC transporter substrate-binding protein, which produces MSLTRLTSALIAGTAGLALLAGCAGGGEEASPGNASETRTVTDATGAKVEVPADPKAVATLHYAATETLMDLDAPPVAQGEYQDPAVPEEWIDELDKIPAVSQQEPDLEKLAETEPDLILSPNIFEPDMIEQLEEIAPVYQFTLRGGDRANWQQRVEEVADAVNRTDELDELDSEFQARQKKLGEKYSEVTEGTTIGVVSSFEENSAYLWGSENMLGTILSPLGFDWSADEDAMVKKYGKAEQGGNKSGTVESEAQISLEVLDRSLSDADVIFVNSDLRGDYDSLTKALMDSAVFKDLPAVKAGHVYPIGKATIAGYADADYGLDLAEKAITEYQKD; this is translated from the coding sequence ATGTCATTGACACGCCTGACCTCTGCTCTCATCGCCGGAACCGCCGGCCTCGCGCTCCTCGCCGGATGCGCAGGCGGCGGTGAGGAAGCGAGCCCGGGCAATGCTTCCGAGACGCGCACCGTCACCGACGCGACCGGCGCGAAGGTCGAGGTGCCCGCCGACCCGAAGGCCGTCGCAACGCTGCACTATGCCGCCACCGAAACCCTCATGGACCTTGACGCGCCTCCCGTCGCCCAAGGCGAGTACCAGGATCCGGCCGTGCCCGAGGAGTGGATCGACGAGCTCGATAAGATCCCTGCGGTCAGTCAGCAGGAGCCGGACCTCGAGAAGCTCGCCGAGACCGAACCCGACCTCATCCTGTCCCCGAACATCTTCGAACCGGACATGATCGAGCAGCTCGAGGAGATTGCACCGGTCTACCAGTTCACCCTGCGCGGAGGCGACCGCGCGAATTGGCAGCAGCGGGTCGAAGAGGTCGCTGACGCCGTGAACAGGACCGATGAGCTCGACGAGCTCGACAGCGAGTTCCAGGCTCGGCAGAAGAAGCTCGGCGAGAAGTACTCCGAGGTCACCGAGGGTACGACGATCGGAGTCGTGTCCTCCTTCGAGGAGAACTCGGCCTACCTGTGGGGCAGCGAGAACATGCTCGGCACGATACTGTCCCCGCTCGGCTTCGACTGGTCGGCCGACGAGGACGCCATGGTGAAGAAGTACGGCAAAGCCGAACAGGGAGGCAATAAGTCCGGGACCGTCGAGTCCGAGGCTCAGATCTCGCTTGAGGTCCTCGACCGGAGCCTGTCCGACGCCGACGTCATCTTCGTCAACTCGGATTTGCGCGGCGACTACGATTCACTGACGAAGGCGCTCATGGACTCCGCCGTGTTCAAAGACCTCCCAGCCGTCAAGGCCGGACATGTCTATCCGATCGGCAAGGCCACGATCGCCGGCTATGCCGACGCGGATTACGGTCTCGACCTGGCCGAGAAGGCCATCACCGAATACCAGAAGGACTGA